A window of the Tursiops truncatus isolate mTurTru1 chromosome 14, mTurTru1.mat.Y, whole genome shotgun sequence genome harbors these coding sequences:
- the IL1RN gene encoding interleukin-1 receptor antagonist protein precursor: MEVCRCHHGYLISLLLFLFHSETACYPLGKRPCEMQAFRIWDVNQKTFYLRNNQLVAGYLQGPNTKLEEKIDVVPIEPHAMFLGIHGGKLCLACVKSGDEIKLGLEPVNITDLNSSKEEDKRFAFIRSDSGPTTSFESAACPGWFLCTALETDQPVGLTNTPQDAVQVTKFYFQQDQ, encoded by the exons ATGGAAGTCTGCAGGTGTCACCACGGTTACCtaatctctctcctccttttcctgttCCATTCAGAGACAGCCTGCTATCCCCTGGGAAAGAGACCCTGCGAGATGCAAGCCTTCAG AATCTGGGATGTCAACCAGAAGACCTTCTACCTGAGAAATAACCAGCTAGTTGCTGGATACTTGCAAGGACCAAATACTAAATTGGAAG AGAAGATAGACGTGGTGCCCATCGAGCCCCATGCTATGTTCCTGGGAATCCACGGGGGGAAGCTGTGCCTGGCCTGTGTCAAGTCTGGTGATGAGATCAAGCTCGGGTTGGAG CCGGTAAACATCACTGACCTGAACAGCAGCAAGGAGGAGGACAAGCGCTTCGCCTTCATCCGCTCCGACAGCGGGCCCACCACCAGCTTTGAGTCGGCCGCCTGCCCCGGCTGGTTCCTCTGTACCGCGCTGGAGACCGACCAGCCCGTGGGCCTCACCAATACGCCTCAAGATGCTGTCCAGGTCACCAAGTTCTACTTCCAGCAGGACCAGTAG
- the IL1RN gene encoding interleukin-1 receptor antagonist protein isoform X1 → METHETACYPLGKRPCEMQAFRIWDVNQKTFYLRNNQLVAGYLQGPNTKLEEKIDVVPIEPHAMFLGIHGGKLCLACVKSGDEIKLGLEPVNITDLNSSKEEDKRFAFIRSDSGPTTSFESAACPGWFLCTALETDQPVGLTNTPQDAVQVTKFYFQQDQ, encoded by the exons AGACAGCCTGCTATCCCCTGGGAAAGAGACCCTGCGAGATGCAAGCCTTCAG AATCTGGGATGTCAACCAGAAGACCTTCTACCTGAGAAATAACCAGCTAGTTGCTGGATACTTGCAAGGACCAAATACTAAATTGGAAG AGAAGATAGACGTGGTGCCCATCGAGCCCCATGCTATGTTCCTGGGAATCCACGGGGGGAAGCTGTGCCTGGCCTGTGTCAAGTCTGGTGATGAGATCAAGCTCGGGTTGGAG CCGGTAAACATCACTGACCTGAACAGCAGCAAGGAGGAGGACAAGCGCTTCGCCTTCATCCGCTCCGACAGCGGGCCCACCACCAGCTTTGAGTCGGCCGCCTGCCCCGGCTGGTTCCTCTGTACCGCGCTGGAGACCGACCAGCCCGTGGGCCTCACCAATACGCCTCAAGATGCTGTCCAGGTCACCAAGTTCTACTTCCAGCAGGACCAGTAG
- the IL1RN gene encoding interleukin-1 receptor antagonist protein isoform X2 — translation MQAFRIWDVNQKTFYLRNNQLVAGYLQGPNTKLEEKIDVVPIEPHAMFLGIHGGKLCLACVKSGDEIKLGLEPVNITDLNSSKEEDKRFAFIRSDSGPTTSFESAACPGWFLCTALETDQPVGLTNTPQDAVQVTKFYFQQDQ, via the exons ATGCAAGCCTTCAG AATCTGGGATGTCAACCAGAAGACCTTCTACCTGAGAAATAACCAGCTAGTTGCTGGATACTTGCAAGGACCAAATACTAAATTGGAAG AGAAGATAGACGTGGTGCCCATCGAGCCCCATGCTATGTTCCTGGGAATCCACGGGGGGAAGCTGTGCCTGGCCTGTGTCAAGTCTGGTGATGAGATCAAGCTCGGGTTGGAG CCGGTAAACATCACTGACCTGAACAGCAGCAAGGAGGAGGACAAGCGCTTCGCCTTCATCCGCTCCGACAGCGGGCCCACCACCAGCTTTGAGTCGGCCGCCTGCCCCGGCTGGTTCCTCTGTACCGCGCTGGAGACCGACCAGCCCGTGGGCCTCACCAATACGCCTCAAGATGCTGTCCAGGTCACCAAGTTCTACTTCCAGCAGGACCAGTAG